The proteins below come from a single Fodinicola acaciae genomic window:
- a CDS encoding MFS transporter: protein MKNYGVWLGAAAIIAGVGLHVPDYVMAAPDHFMMAGMAMGTPMSIGMSLIIGGLAVAGWSLISYGRAQKIEGAVSAADRFAAIDGAKLSRAHVVLAVLLTVGLVVDTMKPASLGFVLPGMREEYGLSTAIVATFPLTALFGTVVGSLIWGYVADVIGRRSTIVFSSLLYVGTSICGFMPAFEWNLVMCFIMGASAGGMLPTVYALMSESVPSRYRGWLLVLQSGLGATLGYLVASGAAAALVPLLSWRFLWVLNFPTGLLLLVLCVWIPESPRFLLSIGRNAEAERVMRTYGIQLVSGVPGMKTAPAPVTPLVRRSFAGKIGGLLVPRYRWRTVAVLLYGLGWGLVNWGFVTFLPTFLAGSGMAASAPSMIFTASLLTVPATGLAAFLYARWSSRWSIIVYAMATVVVLALFVVLRPEQWPTAGPLTAMLTVLLIGAGGMIAMLSPYAAEIYPTALRGTGSGLVAAASKAGGLAGPLIVAASPSLTTLALAGLVPVALAAFAIWRTGIETAARPLVEAVDPVPATD from the coding sequence GTGAAGAACTACGGGGTCTGGCTCGGTGCCGCCGCGATCATCGCCGGCGTCGGCCTGCACGTGCCGGACTACGTGATGGCCGCGCCCGACCATTTCATGATGGCCGGCATGGCGATGGGGACACCGATGAGCATCGGCATGTCGCTCATCATCGGCGGCCTCGCGGTGGCCGGCTGGAGCCTGATCTCGTACGGCCGGGCGCAAAAAATCGAGGGCGCGGTGAGTGCTGCCGACCGCTTCGCCGCGATCGACGGCGCGAAGCTCTCGCGTGCGCACGTCGTCCTGGCGGTGCTGCTGACCGTCGGCCTGGTGGTCGACACCATGAAGCCGGCCTCACTCGGTTTCGTGCTGCCCGGCATGCGCGAGGAATACGGCCTGAGCACCGCGATCGTCGCGACCTTTCCGTTGACCGCGTTGTTCGGCACGGTCGTCGGCTCGCTGATTTGGGGATATGTCGCGGATGTGATCGGCCGACGCTCGACGATCGTGTTTTCCTCGCTGCTCTATGTCGGCACCTCGATCTGCGGTTTCATGCCGGCCTTCGAGTGGAATCTGGTGATGTGCTTCATCATGGGCGCCTCGGCCGGCGGCATGCTGCCCACCGTCTACGCGCTGATGTCCGAGTCAGTCCCGTCGCGTTATCGCGGTTGGCTGCTGGTGCTGCAGAGCGGTCTCGGTGCCACACTTGGCTATCTGGTCGCCAGTGGCGCGGCCGCCGCGCTGGTTCCGTTGCTCAGCTGGCGATTCCTCTGGGTCCTCAACTTCCCGACCGGACTTTTGCTGCTGGTGCTGTGCGTCTGGATCCCCGAGTCGCCGCGGTTCCTCCTGTCGATCGGGCGCAACGCGGAGGCCGAGCGGGTGATGCGCACGTACGGCATCCAGCTGGTTTCCGGTGTCCCAGGCATGAAAACGGCGCCGGCTCCGGTCACTCCGCTGGTGCGGCGCAGTTTCGCCGGGAAAATCGGCGGGCTGCTCGTGCCGCGATATCGGTGGCGTACCGTCGCCGTCCTGCTCTATGGCCTCGGCTGGGGCTTGGTCAACTGGGGATTCGTGACGTTCCTGCCGACTTTCCTCGCTGGATCCGGCATGGCCGCGTCGGCGCCGTCGATGATCTTCACCGCGTCACTGCTCACCGTGCCGGCGACCGGACTCGCGGCTTTCCTCTACGCGCGGTGGAGCAGCCGGTGGTCGATCATCGTCTACGCGATGGCGACTGTCGTCGTGCTCGCGCTTTTCGTCGTGTTGCGGCCAGAACAGTGGCCGACCGCCGGCCCGCTGACCGCCATGCTGACCGTCCTGCTGATCGGCGCCGGTGGCATGATCGCGATGCTTTCGCCGTATGCGGCGGAAATCTATCCGACCGCGCTGCGCGGCACCGGCAGCGGCTTGGTCGCCGCCGCCAGCAAGGCCGGTGGCCTGGCCGGTCCGCTCATCGTCGCGGCCTCGCCGAGCCTGACGACGCTGGCGCTGGCCGGCCTGGTGCCGGTCGCGCTGGCGGCATTCGCCATCTGGCGCACCGGCATCGAGACCGCCGCGCGACCCCTGGTCGAAGCCGTCGACCCGGTCCCCGCCACGGACTGA
- a CDS encoding cytochrome P450: MPALLVAIAVLLLVVSLPWWLPKIVISLRVRIFARINGPDGVLVPGPEIGIEHFRQLYAHPAANGRSRGAALSDLFWYWLAPGPQVHQEHLEPGARYDDVARTTRKILARPKGEVERVLARVVRDYLGELAVTGARTVRLRELMMPIWADFYHQLVFEKPATAHTRKLIVDNANDVITALKCTGLRHMDVRDRLTRFLREAIDNDDIPHPLPAALTPEEQAWFLQGTFFNTAIVQMSEAMTHLFLVLARNPEIQERLRDNPDDDRYLDHVMDETFRSYPLFGIAHRITTDDIAVTPELTLPAGTVLCFSYADFHASGFENPHTFDPDRWNHLSARTANHIPFGVTQNRPCPAKGIAPLTMRVVVREMLAAVRFHSSATHVRSIPNRGPCVLVPVEDRAKPVARLAAQQLRDRAEDVTRSVSQLFLGTYMVWDARRQRLTGRYFADHETAQSVGGHE, from the coding sequence ATGCCGGCGTTGCTCGTCGCCATCGCGGTGCTGCTCCTGGTAGTGAGCCTGCCGTGGTGGCTGCCGAAGATCGTGATCAGCCTGCGCGTACGGATTTTCGCGCGGATCAACGGACCCGACGGCGTGCTCGTGCCGGGTCCGGAGATCGGGATCGAGCATTTCCGCCAGCTGTACGCGCATCCGGCCGCCAACGGCCGCAGCCGCGGCGCCGCGCTGTCCGACCTGTTCTGGTATTGGCTGGCACCTGGTCCGCAGGTGCACCAGGAACACCTCGAGCCCGGCGCGCGATACGACGATGTCGCGCGTACGACAAGGAAAATCCTGGCGCGGCCGAAAGGCGAGGTGGAGCGCGTCCTGGCCAGGGTCGTACGCGACTATCTCGGCGAACTGGCCGTCACCGGAGCTCGTACGGTCCGGCTGCGCGAGCTGATGATGCCGATCTGGGCCGATTTCTACCACCAACTGGTCTTCGAGAAGCCGGCGACCGCACACACGCGAAAGTTGATCGTCGACAACGCCAACGATGTCATCACCGCGTTGAAATGCACCGGACTGCGGCACATGGACGTACGCGACCGCCTGACGCGGTTTCTGCGCGAGGCCATCGACAACGACGACATTCCGCATCCGCTGCCGGCCGCGCTGACGCCGGAGGAACAGGCCTGGTTTCTGCAGGGCACGTTCTTCAACACCGCGATCGTGCAGATGTCCGAGGCGATGACGCATCTTTTCCTGGTGCTGGCACGAAATCCGGAGATCCAGGAGCGGCTCCGCGACAATCCGGACGACGACCGCTATCTCGACCACGTCATGGACGAGACGTTTCGCAGCTATCCGCTGTTTGGCATCGCACACCGGATCACCACCGACGACATCGCTGTGACGCCGGAGCTGACGCTGCCGGCCGGCACGGTGCTGTGTTTCAGCTACGCCGATTTTCACGCCAGCGGCTTCGAAAACCCGCACACGTTCGATCCGGACCGGTGGAATCACCTGTCCGCGCGTACGGCCAACCACATCCCGTTTGGCGTCACGCAGAACCGGCCCTGTCCGGCGAAAGGCATCGCGCCGCTGACGATGCGGGTGGTCGTACGCGAAATGCTGGCGGCCGTGCGGTTCCACTCGTCGGCGACGCACGTCCGGTCGATCCCCAACCGCGGCCCGTGCGTACTGGTGCCGGTGGAAGACAGGGCAAAGCCGGTCGCGCGGCTGGCGGCTCAGCAGCTGCGCGACCGCGCGGAGGACGTCACGCGCAGCGTCAGCCAGCTCTTCCTCGGCACGTACATGGTGTGGGACGCGCGGCGCCAGCGCCTCACCGGACGGTATTTCGCCGACCACGAGACGGCTCAATCCGTCGGAGGACACGAGTGA
- a CDS encoding alpha-hydroxy acid oxidase gives MSSRRLLTVRDFEAPAREALAPAHYDYFAGGACDEITLAENEAAFRRIALLPRILRGAAQPDLAVELLGCRAATPIMIAPTAFHRIAHPDGEIATARAATAAGAIMIASMASTIAIEEVALRAAETGTPRLWFQLYLQPDLGFTESVVRRAEAAGCNALVLTVDSAVFGRHERDDRNDFHQLPDGLACENLRDADGVVRPIRMSPEFSWRHLEWLRSITDLPVVLKGVLHPDDGRLAVEAGAAAVVVSNHGGRQLDTAPATIQALPAVVRAVDGRIPVLLDGGIRRGTDALKALALGASAVAIGRPVIWGLTVDGEKGVAEVLDILCAELEHAMVLCGYDALTDLGADLLRLPSGE, from the coding sequence ATGAGCAGCCGCCGGCTGCTGACCGTACGAGATTTCGAGGCACCAGCAAGAGAAGCGCTGGCGCCGGCGCATTACGACTATTTCGCCGGCGGCGCATGCGACGAGATCACGCTGGCCGAAAACGAGGCGGCCTTCCGGCGGATCGCTTTGCTGCCAAGAATCCTGCGCGGCGCGGCGCAGCCGGACCTGGCGGTCGAGTTGCTCGGCTGCCGGGCTGCCACGCCGATCATGATCGCGCCGACCGCGTTCCACCGGATCGCCCATCCTGACGGCGAGATCGCGACCGCGCGTGCCGCGACCGCGGCCGGCGCGATCATGATCGCGTCGATGGCGTCCACCATCGCCATCGAGGAAGTCGCCTTGCGTGCCGCCGAAACCGGCACACCGCGGCTGTGGTTCCAGCTCTATCTGCAGCCGGATCTCGGCTTCACCGAGTCGGTCGTACGACGCGCCGAGGCGGCCGGCTGCAACGCGCTGGTGTTGACCGTCGACTCCGCGGTGTTCGGCCGGCACGAACGCGACGACCGCAACGACTTCCATCAACTTCCCGACGGTCTGGCCTGCGAAAACCTGCGCGACGCCGACGGGGTGGTACGGCCGATCCGGATGTCGCCGGAGTTTTCCTGGCGGCACCTGGAATGGCTGAGGTCGATCACCGATCTTCCGGTCGTGCTCAAGGGCGTCTTGCATCCGGACGACGGCCGGCTGGCGGTCGAGGCCGGCGCGGCCGCGGTCGTCGTATCCAACCACGGCGGCCGGCAGCTGGACACGGCACCGGCCACCATCCAGGCGCTGCCCGCGGTCGTACGTGCCGTCGACGGCCGCATTCCGGTGTTGCTGGACGGCGGCATCCGGCGCGGCACCGACGCGTTGAAGGCGCTCGCGCTCGGCGCATCCGCGGTGGCGATCGGCCGGCCGGTGATCTGGGGACTGACCGTGGACGGCGAAAAAGGCGTCGCCGAGGTGCTGGACATCCTGTGTGCTGAGCTGGAGCACGCGATGGTTTTGTGTGGCTATGACGCACTGACCGACCTCGGCGCCGACCTCCTGCGCCTGCCGTCCGGAGAATAG
- a CDS encoding NAD(P)-binding domain-containing protein: MSEQSVDYLVIGAGPAGLQLAYYLERAGRDYLVLEAGAGPGTFFTTFPRHRKMISVNKVHTGWTDPELNMRMDWNSLLSDTEKMLFRNYSEKFWPHPDDFVRYLADFVAEFGLRVRYDSEVVRIERDGDFVVSTANGDRIRSRRLVMATGVSKPNTPDIPGVELAEQYEDVSVDPDDFTDQRVLIVGKGNSAYETAENLIEKAAVIHVAGPHSQKLAWRTHFVGHLRAINANFLDTYQLKLQNAVLDGAVEKIERDGDGLRVHIHYARRDVHMQGAYDRVIFCTGFRFDASIFADDCRPALAISGRFPDQTPAWESVNVPDLYFVGTITQMRDFKKSTSAFIHGFRYGARSLSRILDERYENTAWPARTVEPVSGLSLADAIIARVNRSSAMWQQFAFIGDLLTIGNDGAASYYEELPVDLVPDSPLVQDAREYFVVTLEYGEGHDEIDPFDIDAGKAREGDAGHDQRYLHPVIRHWRGGELVAMHRMDENLENDWAREVTHRRPLAAFLDAQLGEPATAGDRR, translated from the coding sequence GTGTCAGAACAGTCCGTGGACTACCTGGTGATCGGTGCCGGCCCGGCCGGCCTGCAGCTCGCCTACTACCTGGAACGCGCCGGCCGCGACTACCTGGTCCTGGAAGCCGGCGCCGGTCCCGGCACGTTCTTCACGACTTTTCCGCGCCACCGCAAGATGATTTCCGTCAACAAGGTGCACACCGGCTGGACCGACCCCGAGCTGAACATGCGGATGGACTGGAACTCGCTGCTCAGCGACACCGAGAAGATGCTGTTCAGGAACTACTCGGAGAAGTTCTGGCCGCATCCGGACGATTTCGTCCGCTATCTCGCCGACTTCGTCGCCGAGTTCGGGCTGCGGGTCCGCTACGACAGCGAGGTCGTCCGGATCGAGCGCGACGGAGATTTCGTTGTCAGCACGGCCAACGGTGACCGCATCCGGTCGCGCCGGCTGGTCATGGCGACCGGTGTCAGCAAGCCGAACACGCCGGACATCCCGGGGGTGGAGCTGGCCGAGCAGTACGAGGACGTCTCGGTCGACCCGGACGATTTCACCGACCAGCGCGTGTTGATCGTCGGCAAGGGCAACTCGGCGTACGAGACGGCGGAAAACCTTATCGAGAAGGCCGCGGTCATCCACGTCGCCGGACCGCACTCGCAGAAGCTCGCGTGGCGTACGCATTTCGTCGGTCACCTGCGGGCGATCAACGCCAACTTCCTGGACACCTACCAGCTCAAGCTGCAAAACGCCGTGCTGGACGGTGCGGTCGAGAAAATCGAGCGCGACGGCGACGGACTCCGCGTCCACATCCATTACGCACGACGTGACGTGCACATGCAGGGCGCCTACGACCGGGTCATTTTCTGCACCGGTTTTCGTTTCGACGCCTCGATTTTCGCCGACGACTGCCGGCCGGCGCTGGCCATCTCGGGCCGGTTTCCGGACCAGACACCGGCCTGGGAGTCGGTCAACGTGCCGGATCTCTACTTCGTCGGCACCATCACGCAGATGCGCGACTTCAAGAAGTCGACCAGCGCGTTCATCCACGGCTTCCGCTACGGCGCGCGCTCGCTGAGCCGGATTCTGGACGAGCGCTACGAAAACACCGCGTGGCCGGCTCGTACGGTCGAGCCTGTCTCCGGTCTCTCGCTGGCCGACGCCATCATCGCGCGCGTCAACCGCAGCTCGGCGATGTGGCAGCAGTTCGCCTTCATCGGTGACCTGCTGACCATTGGCAACGACGGCGCCGCGTCCTATTACGAGGAGCTGCCGGTCGACCTGGTGCCGGACTCGCCGCTGGTCCAGGACGCACGCGAGTATTTCGTTGTCACGCTGGAATACGGCGAAGGTCACGACGAGATCGACCCGTTCGACATCGACGCCGGCAAGGCACGCGAAGGCGACGCCGGCCACGACCAGCGCTATCTGCATCCGGTGATCCGGCACTGGCGCGGTGGTGAGCTCGTGGCGATGCACCGGATGGACGAGAACCTGGAGAACGACTGGGCTCGCGAGGTCACGCACCGGCGACCACTCGCCGCCTTCCTGGACGCACAGCTCGGAGAGCCGGCCACGGCCGGCGACCGGCGATGA
- a CDS encoding response regulator transcription factor produces the protein MSRQPDATGCPDQPGRVLVVDDDADLRVMLAELLAGAGYRVDQAADGQSGLHLALTRAYQVMVLDRGLPALDGLDLLARLRRQGFDVPVLILTARGSVADRVAGLDAGAEDYLVKPFDIDEFLARVRALWRRHLRGATELPIGRGLLDVAQRVVRTRTGDVALSGREFDLLHLLARHPNVVYQRADLREQVFADTASESIVDTYVYYLRRKLGRKVVRTVRGTGYRLGEL, from the coding sequence ATGTCCCGGCAACCGGACGCCACCGGCTGTCCTGACCAGCCAGGTCGGGTGCTGGTGGTCGACGACGATGCCGATTTGCGGGTGATGCTGGCCGAGTTGTTGGCCGGAGCGGGTTATCGGGTCGACCAGGCCGCGGACGGCCAGAGCGGCCTGCATTTGGCGCTGACGCGCGCATACCAGGTGATGGTGCTCGACCGTGGACTGCCGGCGCTGGACGGACTCGACCTGCTCGCGAGGCTGCGCAGGCAGGGTTTCGACGTGCCCGTGCTGATCCTGACCGCCCGCGGCTCGGTGGCCGACCGGGTCGCCGGCCTGGACGCCGGTGCCGAGGACTATCTGGTCAAGCCGTTCGACATCGACGAGTTTTTGGCTCGCGTACGCGCGTTGTGGCGCCGGCATCTGCGCGGCGCGACCGAGTTGCCGATCGGCCGTGGCCTGCTCGATGTCGCGCAGCGGGTGGTGCGTACGCGCACCGGCGACGTGGCGCTGTCCGGTCGCGAGTTCGACCTGCTGCACCTGTTGGCGCGCCATCCCAATGTCGTCTATCAGCGCGCCGATCTGCGCGAGCAGGTTTTCGCCGACACGGCGTCGGAGTCGATCGTGGACACCTACGTCTACTACCTGCGGCGAAAACTCGGCCGGAAGGTGGTGCGTACGGTCCGCGGCACCGGTTATCGCCTCGGTGAGCTTTGA
- a CDS encoding sensor histidine kinase, translating to MNRGDQRVLRRARWVLTAQLAGAVTIVVLLMGALSFGMMLAGQHSDAERDLRAYVVRGDIEHPPPCVWLFSEQGVVARRTPSAPVALPVRSAMDEVARTGVLQVRETTVGGIDYLIRTERRGTTVVQAVLDLRYQVQERQRLTTALGIAELVGLFGAALAGLVLARRAMAPLEEALDRQSRFVADASHELRTPLTRLRVRAQLLARKLSSDAEARKLVADTDDMASVIDDLLLSTQVGGSAGGFPVDLELVASSVLSAEAERAQCSGVSLELVADPSARYVVRGIQPALLRVVSALVDNALGHTTAGGRIVVALERTDRHVRLSVRDTGIGLDPRDASRIFRRFARGPHRARNFGLGLALVREVVQGHGGSVTATGEPGHGAVFTVSLPAPSRTDGPAPLPSPRRGLRAVRP from the coding sequence ATGAACCGCGGTGACCAACGCGTGCTGCGCCGCGCGAGATGGGTGTTGACGGCTCAGCTGGCCGGTGCGGTCACGATCGTGGTGCTGTTGATGGGGGCGCTGTCCTTCGGCATGATGCTGGCCGGCCAGCATTCCGACGCGGAGCGCGACCTGCGCGCGTACGTGGTGCGCGGTGACATCGAACATCCGCCGCCGTGCGTGTGGCTGTTTTCCGAGCAGGGCGTTGTGGCGCGGCGTACGCCGAGCGCGCCGGTCGCGCTGCCGGTGCGCTCGGCGATGGACGAGGTCGCGCGTACCGGTGTGCTGCAGGTCCGTGAGACCACGGTCGGCGGGATCGACTATCTGATCCGCACCGAGCGGCGCGGCACCACGGTCGTGCAGGCCGTTCTCGACCTGCGTTATCAGGTGCAGGAGCGGCAGCGGCTGACGACCGCTCTCGGCATCGCCGAGCTGGTCGGCCTGTTCGGCGCGGCCCTGGCCGGCCTGGTGCTGGCGCGGCGCGCGATGGCGCCGCTGGAGGAGGCGCTGGACCGGCAGAGCCGGTTCGTCGCCGACGCGAGCCACGAGCTGCGTACGCCGCTGACGCGGTTGCGCGTACGCGCGCAGTTGCTGGCGCGAAAGCTCTCGAGCGATGCCGAGGCGCGAAAACTCGTCGCCGACACCGACGACATGGCCTCGGTGATCGACGACCTGTTGCTGTCGACGCAGGTCGGCGGCTCTGCCGGCGGATTTCCGGTCGACCTGGAGCTGGTCGCGTCGTCGGTGTTGTCCGCCGAGGCCGAGCGCGCGCAGTGTTCCGGTGTCTCGCTGGAACTGGTCGCCGATCCGTCGGCTCGCTATGTCGTACGCGGCATCCAGCCGGCGCTGCTGCGTGTCGTGTCCGCGCTGGTGGACAACGCTTTGGGCCACACGACCGCCGGCGGCCGGATCGTCGTGGCGCTGGAGCGGACGGACCGGCACGTGCGACTGTCCGTACGCGACACCGGCATCGGCCTCGATCCGCGCGACGCGAGCCGCATCTTCCGCCGATTCGCGCGCGGGCCGCACCGCGCCCGCAACTTCGGCCTCGGCTTGGCGCTGGTGCGTGAGGTCGTACAAGGCCACGGCGGCTCCGTCACCGCCACCGGCGAGCCCGGCCACGGTGCGGTCTTCACGGTGTCGCTGCCCGCGCCGTCGCGGACCGACGGCCCGGCGCCGCTGCCATCACCACGCCGCGGCCTGCGCGCCGTACGTCCCTGA
- the menE gene encoding o-succinylbenzoate--CoA ligase — protein sequence MQRRLITLTAAGPDEIRRSLLPALAAALAGGPALAALPSDRVEQDRALSAIRPDQRLEHSDEEIALVVPTSGSTGEPKAALLSARALRASANATHAFLGGPGKWLLALPATHIAGLQVLVRATLAGTDPALMDLRAGFRPLDLAAALDAMNGGRRYVSLVPTQLRRVLDAGGLAVTTLASVDAVLLGGAPAPIALREQATDAGIPIVTTYGMTETCGGCVYDGQPLADVDIDLAPSGRISIGGPVLFSGYRLRPDLTAEVLAGGRFRTSDVGQWSATGGLEVIGRADDVIITGGVNVAPAAVEAALASCPGVSESAVTGVGHPEWGQVVIAVITPHADEPAPTLAVVRAHVSSLLGPHAAPRAIAVVPELPRLPLGKIDRQAITSIATELGQTVDS from the coding sequence GTGCAGAGGCGGCTGATCACGTTGACGGCGGCGGGTCCGGACGAGATACGGCGTTCGCTGCTGCCAGCGTTGGCCGCCGCGCTGGCCGGCGGCCCGGCGCTCGCGGCACTGCCGTCCGACCGGGTCGAGCAGGACCGCGCGCTGTCGGCGATCCGGCCGGACCAACGGCTGGAACACTCCGACGAGGAGATCGCGCTGGTCGTACCGACCTCCGGATCGACCGGCGAGCCCAAGGCGGCCCTGTTGTCGGCTCGCGCGCTGCGCGCGTCCGCCAACGCGACACACGCCTTTCTCGGCGGTCCGGGGAAATGGCTGCTGGCACTGCCGGCGACGCACATCGCCGGCCTGCAGGTGCTCGTACGCGCCACGCTCGCCGGCACCGATCCGGCGCTGATGGACCTGCGCGCCGGCTTCCGGCCACTGGACCTGGCCGCCGCGCTGGACGCGATGAACGGCGGCCGGCGATACGTGTCCCTGGTCCCGACACAGCTGCGCCGCGTACTCGACGCCGGCGGCCTCGCCGTCACCACGCTGGCCAGCGTCGACGCGGTGCTGCTCGGCGGCGCTCCGGCTCCGATCGCGCTGCGCGAGCAGGCCACCGACGCGGGGATCCCGATCGTCACCACGTACGGCATGACCGAGACCTGCGGCGGCTGCGTCTACGACGGACAGCCACTCGCCGACGTGGACATCGACCTGGCGCCCTCCGGCCGGATCAGCATCGGCGGTCCGGTGCTGTTCAGCGGCTATCGGCTGCGGCCCGACCTGACCGCCGAGGTGCTGGCCGGCGGCCGGTTCCGCACCTCCGACGTCGGACAGTGGTCGGCGACCGGCGGCCTGGAGGTCATCGGTCGCGCCGACGACGTGATCATCACCGGCGGCGTCAACGTCGCACCGGCCGCCGTCGAAGCCGCGCTCGCCTCGTGTCCGGGCGTGTCGGAGTCAGCGGTCACCGGTGTCGGCCACCCCGAGTGGGGCCAGGTCGTGATCGCCGTCATCACCCCGCACGCCGACGAACCGGCCCCGACCCTCGCCGTCGTACGCGCACACGTCAGCAGCCTGCTCGGCCCGCACGCCGCACCACGCGCCATCGCCGTCGTACCAGAACTGCCACGCCTGCCACTCGGCAAGATCGACCGCCAGGCCATCACCTCGATCGCCACCGAGCTCGGCCAAACCGTCGACTCCTGA
- a CDS encoding type II toxin-antitoxin system Phd/YefM family antitoxin has protein sequence MARDHGDDTQPRVDIVYPAFSIGIRDLRHDTAGLLKRVEEGEEIVITNRGRAVAVLRPLTAEERRQEELVEKGIVTMPESGGSGTGAEILAVMEKYPPVGRERGQHEIDDALDYVRADRDPAG, from the coding sequence ATGGCGAGGGATCATGGAGATGACACGCAGCCACGTGTCGACATCGTCTATCCAGCGTTTTCGATCGGCATCCGAGATCTCCGGCACGACACCGCCGGCCTGCTGAAACGGGTCGAGGAAGGTGAGGAAATCGTGATCACCAACCGTGGCAGAGCGGTCGCCGTGCTGCGGCCGCTGACCGCCGAGGAACGTCGCCAGGAGGAGCTCGTGGAGAAAGGCATCGTGACCATGCCGGAGAGCGGCGGCAGCGGCACGGGAGCGGAAATCCTGGCCGTGATGGAGAAATATCCGCCGGTCGGCCGAGAGCGCGGGCAGCACGAGATCGACGACGCTCTCGACTACGTGCGCGCTGACCGGGATCCGGCCGGATGA
- a CDS encoding type II toxin-antitoxin system VapC family toxin, translating to MIYFDTSAIVRLVIPHDWTRSLRSYLGRLANLRWVTSVIAVVETNRALMREGATERELAIGGRYLAEFRKVGVTDEVVQSAIAIPSRTLKSLDAIHVASALEVGAEVLVTYDKTMIKAARDAGLRTASPGLDESRS from the coding sequence ATGATCTATTTCGACACGTCCGCGATCGTGCGGCTGGTGATTCCGCACGACTGGACGCGGTCCCTGCGGTCCTACCTCGGCCGGCTGGCGAACCTGCGATGGGTGACGAGCGTGATCGCGGTGGTCGAGACCAATCGCGCGCTGATGCGTGAAGGTGCGACCGAGCGCGAGTTGGCGATCGGTGGTCGCTATCTGGCCGAGTTCCGCAAGGTCGGCGTCACCGACGAGGTCGTCCAGTCAGCGATCGCGATTCCGAGCCGCACGCTGAAATCGCTCGACGCGATCCACGTGGCGAGCGCGCTCGAGGTCGGCGCGGAGGTCCTCGTCACGTACGACAAAACCATGATCAAGGCGGCCCGCGACGCCGGCCTGCGCACCGCCTCGCCCGGCCTCGACGAGAGCCGATCCTAG
- a CDS encoding 1,4-dihydroxy-2-naphthoyl-CoA synthase yields the protein MAASSVSEIFDTNAWREVRGFDFSDITYHRQVIDGQDGPTVRIAFDRPEVRNAFRPETVDELYRALDHARMTSDVGCVLLTGNGPSRKDGGWAFCSGGDQRIRGRDGYRYVSGETVDPARAGRLHILECQRLIRMMPKVVIALVNGWAAGGGHSLHVVCDLTIASAEHARFKQTDTAVGSFDGGYGSAYLARQVGQKVAREIFFLGREYSAQDAYRMGTANAVVPHADLEKVALEWSAEINSKSPTAQRMAKYAFNLVDDGLMGQQVFAGEATRLAYMTEEAVEGRDAFLEKRTPDWSKFPWYF from the coding sequence GTGGCTGCCTCATCAGTGTCTGAGATCTTCGATACAAACGCGTGGCGCGAGGTGCGGGGATTCGACTTTTCCGACATCACCTACCACCGCCAGGTGATCGACGGTCAGGACGGTCCGACCGTACGCATCGCGTTTGACCGGCCAGAGGTGCGCAACGCCTTCCGGCCAGAGACGGTCGACGAGCTTTATCGTGCGCTGGACCACGCGCGGATGACCTCCGACGTCGGCTGCGTGCTGCTGACCGGCAACGGGCCGTCGCGCAAGGACGGCGGCTGGGCCTTCTGCTCCGGCGGTGACCAGCGGATTCGAGGCCGCGACGGCTATCGCTATGTCAGCGGCGAGACGGTCGACCCGGCGCGCGCCGGCCGGTTGCACATCCTGGAATGCCAGCGGCTGATCCGGATGATGCCGAAGGTGGTGATCGCCCTGGTGAACGGCTGGGCCGCCGGCGGTGGACACAGCCTGCACGTGGTCTGCGACCTGACCATCGCCAGCGCCGAGCACGCGCGTTTCAAGCAGACCGACACCGCGGTCGGTTCTTTCGACGGCGGTTACGGCTCGGCCTATCTGGCGCGGCAGGTCGGTCAGAAGGTCGCCCGGGAGATTTTCTTTCTGGGGCGCGAATATTCCGCGCAGGACGCGTATCGGATGGGGACAGCCAACGCGGTCGTGCCGCATGCCGACCTGGAGAAGGTCGCGCTGGAATGGTCGGCGGAGATCAACAGCAAGTCGCCGACCGCGCAGCGAATGGCGAAATACGCCTTCAATCTGGTCGACGACGGCCTGATGGGTCAGCAGGTGTTCGCCGGCGAGGCGACCCGGTTGGCGTACATGACCGAGGAAGCCGTCGAGGGCCGGGACGCCTTCCTGGAGAAGCGCACGCCCGACTGGTCGAAATTTCCCTGGTATTTCTAG